A portion of the Pseudoxanthomonas sp. JBR18 genome contains these proteins:
- a CDS encoding proline--tRNA ligase, whose amino-acid sequence MRLSQFHLRTTKETPSDAELVSHQLMLRAGMIRKLASGLYTWSPLGLRVLRKVEAIVREEMNRAGALEVILPTIQPRELWEETGRWKKFGPQLLKVTDRKEQAFCYAPTAEEVITDFARNELSSYKQLPVNFYQINTKFRDEIRPRFGVMRAREFLMKDAYSFHLSDEDLTREYRNMHAAYTRIFSRLGLEFRAVLADSGAIGGDASQEFHVLAGSGEDALAFSTGSDYAANVEAAVAAEPAQRPAPAEDMRRIETPTQKTCEAVAALMGIALQRTVKSIATMTEDGFVLVLVRGDHDVNEIKLAKVPGMAGYRMATEAEILDHLGSEPGFLGPIGAARPFRVVADRDVAALADFVVGANQPGFHIAGVNWGRDLPEPDTVADVRSVVEGEPAADGGQIRLARGIEVGHIFQLGRQYAEAMNATVLDETGKAAVMSMGCYGIGVSRIVAAAIEQNHDANGIIWPDAMAPWQVAVCMINPKGDTAVTEAAQALLAELQDAGLDAVLDDRGLRPGAMFADIELIGIPHRVVVSERGLAAGTFEYRARRADAAENIDKVALLDRLKPTR is encoded by the coding sequence ATGCGCCTGTCGCAGTTCCATCTCCGCACCACCAAGGAAACCCCCTCCGACGCCGAGCTGGTCAGCCACCAGCTGATGCTGCGCGCCGGCATGATCCGCAAGCTGGCCTCCGGCCTGTATACCTGGTCGCCACTGGGGCTGCGCGTGCTGCGCAAGGTCGAGGCCATCGTGCGCGAGGAGATGAACCGCGCCGGCGCGCTGGAAGTGATCCTGCCGACCATCCAGCCGCGCGAGCTGTGGGAGGAGACCGGCCGCTGGAAGAAGTTCGGCCCGCAACTGCTCAAGGTGACCGATCGCAAGGAGCAGGCGTTCTGCTACGCGCCGACCGCCGAGGAAGTCATCACCGACTTCGCCCGCAACGAGCTGTCCAGCTACAAGCAGCTGCCGGTGAACTTCTACCAGATCAACACCAAGTTCCGCGACGAGATCCGTCCGCGTTTCGGCGTGATGCGTGCGCGCGAGTTCCTGATGAAGGACGCCTACTCCTTCCACCTCAGCGACGAAGACCTGACGCGCGAGTACCGCAACATGCATGCGGCCTACACCCGCATCTTCAGCCGGCTGGGACTGGAGTTCCGCGCGGTGCTGGCCGACAGCGGCGCCATCGGCGGCGATGCCTCGCAGGAATTCCACGTGCTGGCCGGCTCGGGCGAGGACGCCCTGGCCTTCTCCACCGGCTCGGACTACGCGGCCAATGTCGAAGCGGCCGTGGCGGCCGAGCCTGCCCAGCGCCCGGCGCCGGCTGAAGACATGCGCCGGATCGAGACCCCGACCCAAAAGACCTGCGAGGCGGTGGCAGCGCTGATGGGCATCGCCTTGCAGCGCACGGTCAAGTCGATTGCCACCATGACCGAGGACGGCTTCGTCCTGGTCCTGGTGCGTGGCGACCACGACGTCAACGAGATCAAGCTGGCCAAGGTGCCGGGCATGGCCGGCTACCGCATGGCCACCGAAGCCGAGATCCTCGATCATCTGGGCAGCGAACCGGGCTTCCTGGGCCCAATCGGGGCCGCCAGGCCGTTCCGCGTGGTGGCAGACCGCGACGTTGCCGCGCTGGCCGATTTCGTGGTCGGTGCCAACCAGCCGGGCTTCCATATCGCCGGAGTCAACTGGGGCCGCGACCTGCCCGAGCCGGACACCGTGGCCGACGTGCGCAGCGTGGTCGAGGGCGAGCCCGCCGCCGATGGCGGCCAGATCCGGCTCGCGCGCGGCATCGAGGTCGGCCATATCTTCCAGCTCGGCCGCCAATATGCCGAGGCGATGAACGCCACGGTGCTCGACGAGACCGGCAAGGCCGCGGTGATGTCGATGGGTTGCTACGGCATCGGCGTCTCACGCATCGTCGCCGCGGCGATCGAGCAGAACCACGACGCCAACGGCATCATCTGGCCCGATGCGATGGCGCCATGGCAGGTTGCGGTGTGCATGATCAATCCCAAGGGCGACACGGCGGTCACCGAGGCCGCACAGGCGCTGCTTGCCGAACTGCAGGACGCGGGTCTGGACGCGGTGCTCGATGATCGCGGCCTGCGCCCGGGCGCGATGTTTGCCGATATCGAACTGATCGGCATTCCGCACCGGGTGGTGGTGTCCGAGCGCGGTCTGGCGGCCGGCACGTTTGAATATCGCGCGCGCCGTGCCGATGCGGCGGAAAACATCGACAAGGTCGCGTTGCTCGACCGTCTGAAACCGACCCGATAA
- a CDS encoding H-NS histone family protein encodes MSIDLTGLSPKELASLITQAQKRQTAIAKRTPITKVRSRILKFAKSEGYSIDELFGTTGAAPARGKAVKKTSTAGRKLGKVAPKYRNPANTKETWTGRGKQPRWMAAYVAAGKKPEDFLIKGKK; translated from the coding sequence ATGTCGATCGACCTGACCGGGCTGTCCCCGAAAGAACTCGCCTCGCTGATTACCCAGGCCCAGAAGCGCCAGACGGCCATTGCCAAGCGCACGCCCATCACCAAGGTGCGCAGCCGCATCCTCAAATTCGCCAAGTCCGAGGGTTACAGCATCGACGAGCTGTTCGGGACCACCGGCGCCGCGCCGGCCCGTGGCAAGGCAGTCAAGAAGACCAGCACCGCTGGCCGCAAGCTGGGCAAGGTGGCACCGAAGTATCGCAACCCGGCCAATACCAAGGAAACCTGGACCGGCCGTGGCAAGCAGCCGCGCTGGATGGCCGCCTACGTGGCAGCCGGCAAGAAGCCCGAGGATTTCCTGATCAAGGGCAAGAAGTAA
- a CDS encoding threonine/serine exporter family protein, which yields MPRPPAPATYAQRIAFVCEIAARLHRYGTTAQRLEGSILVLSARLGLDCEPWSNPTGLILSFSDPKRALGASDTTRVIRLAPGDNDLGKLSEADRITEAVATGEMSLAEGHAALRELDRVPSRSFQLKQVLAFGLASGGVAGLWRLPWLDIATAALIGLLIGLLTQLSERRPQLREASDAVASLVAGLVAILVSSLVAPLNLNTVIISSLVVLLPGMSLTNAFNELTSQHWVSGTARFAGAATTVIKLTVGSIIAVTLAQLLDLYPEVRALRPQPDWVEWAALVISAYAFAVLFKVQRRDYVWVMGAAICGYLISRYAGKAWGSPVGLFLSALVMTAVGNLFARRLNRPGALIRLPGIIMLVPGSASLRGLMNLVQGGQGSDSTLLVVLQILMALVAGLLFGNLLVPARKAL from the coding sequence ATGCCACGTCCGCCCGCACCCGCCACCTATGCCCAGCGCATCGCGTTCGTTTGCGAGATCGCCGCGCGCCTGCATCGCTACGGCACCACCGCCCAGCGCCTGGAGGGCAGCATCCTGGTGCTGTCGGCGCGGCTCGGGCTGGATTGCGAGCCCTGGTCCAATCCCACCGGGCTGATCCTGAGTTTCAGCGATCCCAAGCGCGCGCTGGGGGCCAGCGACACCACGCGCGTGATCCGCCTGGCACCCGGCGACAATGATCTGGGCAAGCTCTCCGAAGCCGATCGCATCACCGAGGCGGTGGCCACCGGCGAGATGAGCCTGGCCGAAGGGCATGCGGCCCTGCGCGAGCTGGACCGCGTGCCGTCGCGCAGCTTCCAGCTCAAGCAGGTGCTCGCCTTCGGCCTGGCGTCCGGCGGCGTTGCGGGCCTGTGGCGGCTGCCGTGGCTGGATATCGCCACCGCCGCGCTGATCGGGCTGCTGATCGGCCTGCTGACGCAATTGTCCGAGCGCAGGCCGCAACTGCGCGAGGCATCCGACGCCGTGGCTTCGCTGGTGGCGGGCCTGGTGGCGATTCTGGTCTCCAGCCTGGTCGCCCCGCTCAATCTCAATACGGTGATCATTTCCTCGCTGGTGGTGCTGCTGCCGGGCATGAGCCTGACCAACGCCTTCAACGAACTGACCAGCCAGCACTGGGTGTCCGGGACGGCGCGGTTCGCCGGCGCGGCCACGACCGTCATCAAGCTCACCGTGGGCAGCATCATCGCCGTCACCCTTGCGCAATTGCTGGACCTGTATCCGGAAGTCCGCGCGCTGCGTCCACAGCCGGATTGGGTGGAATGGGCGGCCCTGGTGATCAGTGCCTATGCCTTTGCCGTGCTGTTCAAGGTCCAGCGACGCGATTATGTCTGGGTGATGGGCGCGGCGATCTGCGGTTACCTGATCTCGCGCTACGCCGGCAAGGCCTGGGGATCGCCGGTGGGCTTGTTCCTGTCCGCCCTGGTGATGACTGCCGTGGGGAATCTGTTCGCCCGCAGGCTCAACCGGCCCGGTGCGTTGATCCGCCTGCCGGGCATCATCATGCTGGTGCCCGGCAGTGCCAGCCTGCGCGGTCTGATGAACCTGGTCCAGGGTGGGCAGGGCAGCGATTCGACCCTGCTGGTGGTGCTCCAGATCCTGATGGCGCTGGTGGCCGGGCTATTGTTTGGCAATCTCCTGGTCCCGGCGCGCAAGGCACTTTAG
- a CDS encoding DMT family transporter yields the protein MNIGLGEAMALGSAATWAFGVILARQLGRSLPPATLNLFKNGLVLLVLAPVAWISTGGVLPALTGTQVVLALASGLMGIAVADTLYFRALNELGAGRMGVVGNLYSPLVLLMGYLFLGERLGPWQWLGFALVAGGVALVARPPKQWQTTPAHTARGVLIGLTSIALMAVSIVMLKHVLEAQPLLWITLVRLAGAVAGLVALAAWPKTRRHFRFDPKQVPWPRLLLAALCGQGLSMVLWLGGYKYAPAAVAAILNESASVFLVILGAVWLREPLGRRAVAGVALTFTGIACMLAARPI from the coding sequence ATGAACATCGGCCTGGGCGAAGCCATGGCCCTGGGCAGCGCGGCGACCTGGGCGTTCGGGGTGATCCTGGCGCGCCAGCTGGGTCGCAGCCTGCCGCCGGCGACGTTGAACCTGTTCAAGAACGGACTGGTCCTGCTGGTGCTGGCGCCGGTGGCATGGATCAGCACCGGCGGCGTGCTGCCCGCCCTGACTGGCACGCAGGTCGTGCTGGCGCTGGCCAGCGGGCTGATGGGCATCGCCGTGGCCGACACGCTGTACTTCAGGGCGCTCAACGAGCTGGGTGCCGGACGCATGGGCGTGGTGGGCAATCTCTACAGTCCGCTGGTCCTGCTGATGGGCTATCTGTTCCTGGGTGAGCGGCTGGGGCCGTGGCAGTGGCTGGGTTTCGCATTGGTCGCCGGCGGCGTGGCCCTGGTGGCACGACCACCAAAGCAGTGGCAGACCACACCAGCGCATACCGCGCGCGGGGTGCTCATCGGACTGACGTCGATCGCACTGATGGCCGTCTCCATCGTGATGCTCAAGCATGTGCTGGAAGCCCAGCCATTGCTGTGGATCACCCTGGTGCGCCTGGCCGGCGCGGTCGCCGGGCTGGTCGCGCTCGCGGCGTGGCCGAAGACCCGTCGCCACTTCCGCTTCGATCCCAAACAGGTGCCATGGCCGCGGCTTCTGCTGGCCGCCCTGTGTGGCCAGGGCCTGTCGATGGTGCTGTGGCTGGGCGGTTACAAGTACGCGCCGGCGGCGGTGGCCGCCATCCTCAACGAATCGGCGTCGGTGTTCCTGGTGATCCTTGGCGCGGTATGGCTGCGTGAGCCGCTGGGACGGCGCGCGGTGGCCGGGGTGGCGCTCACCTTCACCGGCATAGCCTGTATGCTCGCGGCCAGACCGATATGA
- a CDS encoding ABC transporter permease, translating to MKPPAQTQPEVRIDPAEPTRARLMGSWTLACALDVGEQLAKIPEDATTLDATEVSRIDSAGVLALLRHAARRDLPLESLQFRQDHQALVSSIEDVVDDRPRKKRDLGFLAALSRLGERVHDNGREIMALVSFTGENLVKLLRILHAPRRLRLTATVHHMEQVGLDALPLVALLSYLVGAVIAFLGSTILRDFGAEIYVVELVSIAFLREFAVLLTAIVLAGRTASAFTAQIGAMKSREEVDAIRTLGLDPIDLLVLPRLIALLVTLPLLTFVAMMAGLAGGITVGAFDLGIPPQMYIGRLHDTIELRHMLVGLSKAPVFALVIGLIGCLQGLQVEGTAQSVGERTTSSVVQCISLVIILDALAALWFMQVGW from the coding sequence ATGAAGCCGCCCGCACAGACACAGCCCGAGGTCCGCATCGACCCGGCCGAGCCCACGCGGGCACGGTTGATGGGCAGCTGGACCCTGGCCTGCGCCCTGGATGTGGGCGAGCAGCTGGCGAAGATCCCCGAGGACGCCACCACGCTGGATGCCACCGAGGTCTCGCGCATCGATTCGGCCGGTGTCCTGGCGCTGCTGCGGCACGCGGCACGCCGCGACCTGCCGCTGGAGAGCCTGCAGTTCCGGCAGGACCACCAGGCGCTGGTGTCCAGCATCGAGGACGTGGTCGACGACCGCCCCAGGAAGAAACGCGATCTGGGCTTCCTGGCCGCCCTGAGCCGCCTGGGCGAGCGCGTCCACGACAACGGTCGCGAGATCATGGCGCTGGTGAGCTTCACCGGCGAAAACCTGGTCAAGCTGCTGCGCATCCTGCACGCGCCGCGTCGCCTGCGCCTGACCGCCACGGTGCACCACATGGAGCAGGTCGGCCTGGATGCCCTGCCGCTGGTGGCGCTGCTGTCCTATCTGGTGGGCGCGGTGATCGCCTTCCTCGGCTCGACGATCCTGCGCGACTTCGGCGCGGAGATCTATGTGGTCGAACTGGTGTCCATCGCCTTCCTGCGCGAGTTCGCGGTGCTGTTGACCGCCATCGTGCTGGCCGGGCGTACCGCCAGTGCCTTCACCGCCCAGATCGGCGCAATGAAGAGCCGCGAAGAGGTCGACGCGATCCGCACGCTGGGCCTGGACCCGATCGACCTGCTGGTCCTGCCGCGCCTGATCGCGCTGCTGGTGACCCTGCCGCTGCTGACCTTCGTGGCGATGATGGCCGGCCTGGCCGGCGGCATCACCGTGGGCGCCTTTGACCTGGGCATCCCGCCGCAGATGTACATCGGCCGCCTGCACGACACCATCGAACTGCGACACATGCTGGTTGGCCTGTCCAAGGCGCCGGTGTTTGCCCTGGTCATCGGCTTGATCGGCTGCCTGCAGGGGCTGCAGGTGGAAGGCACCGCGCAATCGGTCGGCGAACGCACCACCTCCTCGGTGGTGCAATGCATCTCGCTGGTGATCATCCTCGATGCGCTGGCGGCGCTGTGGTTCATGCAGGTGGGCTGGTGA
- a CDS encoding ABC transporter ATP-binding protein has translation MQADQVETTQPETGSDTDDDAVIRVRGLVNRFGAQTVHDGLDLSVRRGEIIGVVGGSGTGKSVLMRTILGLQIPEAGQIEVLGVDARTGRRAARQHIERNTGVLFQDGALFSSLTVGENVQLPLKENHPELPDTFRYELALLKVKLAGLPADTVSKLPSQLSGGMRKRAGLARALALDPPLLFLDEPTAGLDPIGAAAFDRLIKTLQGALGLTVFLITHDLDTLYAICDRVAVLADKRVIATAPLAEIEQLDHPWIQDYFHGPRARAARDAR, from the coding sequence ATGCAGGCCGACCAAGTCGAGACCACGCAGCCCGAAACCGGATCCGACACGGACGACGACGCGGTGATCCGCGTGCGCGGGCTGGTGAACCGCTTCGGCGCACAGACCGTGCATGACGGGTTGGACCTGAGCGTGCGCCGCGGCGAGATCATCGGCGTGGTCGGCGGGTCGGGGACCGGCAAATCGGTGCTGATGCGTACCATCCTGGGGTTGCAGATCCCCGAGGCCGGGCAGATCGAGGTCCTGGGCGTGGATGCCCGCACCGGACGCCGCGCGGCGCGCCAGCACATCGAGCGCAATACCGGCGTGCTGTTCCAGGACGGCGCGCTGTTCTCCTCGCTGACGGTAGGCGAGAACGTGCAGCTGCCGCTGAAGGAGAACCACCCCGAGCTGCCGGACACCTTCCGCTACGAGCTGGCCTTGCTGAAGGTGAAGTTGGCGGGGCTGCCGGCCGATACGGTGAGCAAGCTGCCCTCGCAGCTGTCCGGCGGCATGCGCAAGCGCGCCGGCCTGGCTCGCGCCCTGGCGCTGGATCCGCCGCTGCTGTTCCTGGACGAACCCACCGCCGGCCTGGACCCGATCGGCGCGGCCGCCTTCGACCGGTTGATCAAGACCCTGCAGGGAGCCCTGGGACTGACGGTCTTCCTCATCACCCATGACCTGGACACCCTGTACGCTATCTGCGACCGGGTGGCCGTGCTGGCCGATAAGCGCGTGATCGCCACCGCGCCCCTGGCCGAGATCGAACAACTGGACCACCCCTGGATCCAGGACTACTTCCACGGGCCGCGCGCACGGGCTGCGCGCGACGCGCGTTAA
- a CDS encoding MlaD family protein has product METKANYVLIGAFTIVVGIGLLLFGLWAAKYSSERSWQQYQVVFREAVTGLSVGSPVQYNGIAVGSITKLSLAPNDPSQVIAQIRVDSNTPVKTDTTAKLAITSLTGPTIIQLSGGTPGSKELVDVDKRDAPVIRTSPSALQNITDTANRIVEKMDQVLSDENVAAISGTLQNLQKISNDLSDRQAGVQALLVSARDAAQSLDATLKTANGTLADLDQNVVKQLPATLDKLDAALAKLDSAAGNADAIMGENRQAINSFANDGLGQLGPTLNELRGLIRDLRRVSDRLEGNPARYLLGRDAPKEFEPK; this is encoded by the coding sequence TTGGAAACCAAGGCCAATTACGTCCTGATCGGCGCCTTCACCATCGTGGTGGGCATCGGCCTGCTGCTGTTCGGGCTGTGGGCGGCCAAGTATTCGTCCGAGCGCAGCTGGCAGCAGTACCAGGTGGTGTTCCGAGAGGCGGTGACCGGCCTGAGCGTGGGCAGCCCGGTGCAGTACAACGGCATCGCCGTCGGTTCGATCACCAAGCTCTCCCTGGCCCCCAACGATCCCAGCCAGGTGATCGCCCAGATCCGCGTGGATTCCAATACCCCGGTCAAGACCGACACCACGGCCAAGCTGGCGATCACCAGCCTGACCGGGCCGACCATCATCCAGCTCAGCGGCGGCACGCCGGGCAGCAAGGAACTGGTGGACGTGGACAAGCGCGACGCGCCGGTGATCCGCACCAGTCCCTCGGCCCTGCAGAACATCACCGACACCGCCAACCGCATCGTCGAGAAGATGGACCAGGTCCTGAGCGACGAGAACGTGGCCGCGATTTCGGGCACGTTGCAGAACCTGCAGAAGATCAGCAACGACCTGTCCGACCGCCAGGCCGGCGTGCAGGCGCTGCTGGTCTCCGCGCGCGACGCCGCGCAAAGCCTGGACGCCACCCTGAAGACCGCCAACGGGACCCTGGCCGACCTGGACCAGAACGTGGTCAAGCAGTTGCCGGCCACGCTGGACAAGCTGGACGCGGCCCTGGCCAAGCTGGACTCGGCCGCCGGCAACGCCGACGCGATCATGGGTGAGAACCGGCAGGCCATCAACAGCTTCGCCAATGACGGCCTGGGCCAGCTCGGGCCGACCCTGAACGAGTTGCGCGGCCTGATACGCGACCTGCGCCGCGTCAGCGACCGGCTCGAAGGCAACCCTGCGCGCTACCTGCTCGGCCGTGACGCACCCAAGGAGTTCGAACCCAAATGA
- a CDS encoding ABC-type transport auxiliary lipoprotein family protein translates to MKALTLSVALASTAALAGCSSLLGGGGREPTTIYAPQVQVDTDAAWPSIPWTIVVANPSAPRVIDSSRIAVRPTPDELQVYHGAAWAQSGTDMLQNAVVRALEDSGRTAGAGTTESGIRGTFKLVMDVRQFEADYAGGDMPSATIVLNAKLVQSYDQSVTASRTFKVVQPARGTAVDQVVPAFDQALSQVTSQIVGWALNSAKAHPPIDPTLPKNMPATSG, encoded by the coding sequence ATGAAGGCGCTGACCCTCTCCGTGGCCCTGGCGTCCACCGCCGCGCTGGCCGGCTGCTCCTCCCTGCTGGGCGGCGGTGGCCGTGAGCCGACGACCATCTATGCCCCCCAGGTCCAGGTCGACACCGACGCGGCATGGCCAAGCATCCCGTGGACCATCGTGGTGGCCAATCCCAGCGCGCCGCGGGTCATCGACAGTTCCCGCATCGCCGTACGCCCGACGCCCGACGAGCTGCAGGTCTACCATGGCGCCGCCTGGGCCCAGAGCGGCACGGACATGCTGCAGAATGCCGTGGTGCGCGCCCTGGAAGATTCCGGCCGGACCGCAGGCGCCGGCACCACCGAATCCGGCATCCGCGGGACCTTCAAGCTGGTGATGGACGTGCGTCAGTTCGAGGCCGACTACGCCGGCGGCGATATGCCTTCGGCGACCATCGTGCTCAACGCCAAACTCGTGCAGAGCTACGACCAGAGCGTGACCGCGTCACGCACCTTCAAGGTGGTCCAGCCTGCGCGTGGAACCGCAGTCGATCAGGTCGTGCCCGCCTTCGACCAGGCCCTGTCGCAGGTCACCTCGCAGATCGTGGGCTGGGCGCTGAACAGCGCCAAGGCCCATCCGCCCATCGATCCGACGCTGCCCAAGAACATGCCGGCGACCTCAGGCTGA